Proteins encoded within one genomic window of Xiphophorus maculatus strain JP 163 A chromosome 11, X_maculatus-5.0-male, whole genome shotgun sequence:
- the LOC102220798 gene encoding endonuclease domain-containing 1 protein-like, translating into MGMFTPLFLALTALPYLSLATVVQDFNHVERCKDSLYMGTPPRGIVDVRLKKICQRYADKPRYVTLYDPHKRIPVYSAYTFKKTEGDRRVDYPWMYEPQLAEIDGNGNMLPFPNGYLHMKFEDSQAVLNDYSDVVLYERGHLNPDQHQSTPHDRAATYTLTNVVPEIREFNIGPWREYEERIRVRLNNFCRGTAYIVTGVTTRGNMIRRNNQDRVAIPEDIWSAYCCTDYDRNSPHDVRILFPSHAALAKNAKEGNSVHEMTVQELEIFLKNHMDVDQNLQIFYDNCVSPSPLPLYLQHTI; encoded by the exons ATGGGGATGTTCACTCCTTTGTTTCTTGCTCTTACAGCGTTACCTTACCTTTCTTTAGCAACTGTTGTGCAAGACTTCAATCATGTGGAGAGATGCAAGGACTCGCTGTACATGGGGACGCCGCCACGTGGGATTGTCGATGTCCGGCTGAAGAAGATCTGCCAACGCTACGCAGACAAACCTCGATATGTGACGCTGTACGACCCTCACAAACGGATCCCGGTTTACTCGGCTTATACCTTCAAGAAAACAGAGGGAGACAGGCGTGTGGACTACCCTTGGATGTACGAACCACAG CTGGCAGAAATCGATGGAAATGGGAACATGTTGCCGTTCCCCAATGGCTACCTCCACATGAAGTTCGAGGACAGCCAGGCAGTACTAAACGACTACTCTGACGTTGTGCTTTATGAAAGAGGTCACTTGAACCCAGACCAGCACCAGTCCACTCCACATGACCGCGCTGCCACCTACACACTGACTAACGTGGTCCCAGAGATCCGGGAGTTCAACATCGGACCGTGGCGTGAGTATGAGGAGCGAATCCGAGTGCGCCTCAACAACTTCTGCCGTGGCACTGCCTACATCGTCACCGGAGTGACCACCAGGGGGAACATGATTCGTCGCAACAACCAGGACCGGGTGGCCATCCCCGAAGACATATGGTCCGCGTACTGTTGCACCGACTACGACCGCAACTCTCCCCACGACGTGCGCATCCTCTTCCCGTCCCATGCGGCCTTGGCCAAGAACGCCAAAGAGGGGAACAGTGTTCATGAGATGACGGTGCAGGAGCTGGAGATATTTCTGAAAAACCACATGGATGTTGACCAGAACCTTCAGATCTTCTATGACAACTGCGTCTCTCCCTCACCTCTCCCGCTGTACCTGCAGCATACCATCTGA